A section of the Oryza sativa Japonica Group chromosome 1, ASM3414082v1 genome encodes:
- the LOC4325437 gene encoding glutathione S-transferase 1, protein MAMKVYGLPMSTNVARVLVCLEEAGEQYEVVPIDFSIAEHKSPEHTSRNPFGQVPALQDGDLILFESRAISKYVLRKNNSELLKEHNLSDAAKVDVWLEAESHHFDEPMSVVIYQCLILPVYFGGQTDAKVVEENLEKLKKTFQVYEERLCKFRYLAGDFLSLADLSHFPTAYYLLATPHAAMLDEFPLVKAWIDGMLARPSVKKVIEMMKATA, encoded by the exons ATGGCAATGAAGGTGTATGGGCTGCCAATGTCGACCAATGTAGCCCGCGTACTGGTGTGTTTGGAGGAAGCTGGGGAACAATATGAAGTTGTTCCGATTGATTTCTCAATTGCTGAGCACAAGAGCCCAGAGCATACTTCACGTAAT CCATTTGGTCAAGTCCCAGCTCTTCAGGATGGTGATTTAATTCTTTttg AGTCACGTGCAATTTCGAAGTACGTGCTTCGTAAGAACAACTCTGAACTCCTGAAGGAGCACAACCTTTCTGACGCTGCCAAGGTTGATGTGTGGCTGGAAGCTGAGTCACACCATTTCGATGAGCCCATGTCCGTGGTCATCTACCAATGCCTCATCCTCCCTGTGTATTTCGGTGGACAAACCGATGCGAAGGTTGTGGAAGAGAATCTGGAGAAGCTCAAGAAGACATTTCAGGTGTATGAAGAGCGTCTGTGCAAGTTCAGGTACTTAGCTGGAGACTTCCTGAGCCTTGCGGATCTGAGCCATTTCCCAACTGCGTACTACCTGCTGGCCACCCCTCATGCTGCTATGCTCGATGAGTTCCCTCTTGTGAAGGCTTGGATCGATGGCATGTTGGCCAGGCCGTCTGTCAAGAAGGTCATAGAGATGATGAAGGCAACtgcctag
- the LOC4325438 gene encoding pentatricopeptide repeat-containing protein At2g33680, which translates to MAAAAPSSARRMSHTQFIELLRRRASCPRHGEALHAWALKSGAASHAPVANSLINFYSSLPRPLLAAAFAVFDDIPPAARDVTSWNSLLNPLSGHRPLDALSRFRSMLSSSTVLPSPHSFAAAFTAAARAASAPAGTAAHALACKIPSAVSNVYVCTSLLNMYCKLGIVSDARRVFDGMPQRNSFSWSTMVAGYAAEKCSEEAFDLFRLMLEECPSEKSEFVATAVLSAVSVPLGLLMGEQMHGLIVKDGLLDFVSVENSLVTMYAKAGCMGAAFHVFESSRERNSITWSAMITGYAQNGEADSAVSMFSQMHAAGFTPTEFTFVGVLNASSDLGALAVGKQAHGLMVKLGFEVQIYVKSALVDMYAKCGCIADAKEGFDQLYEVDIVLWTAMVSGHVQNGEHEEALTLYARMDKEGIIPSKSTIASGLRACAGIAALEPGKQLHTQIVKYGLGLGAPVGSALSTMYSKCGNLEDGMSVFRRIPDRDVIAWNSIISGFSQNGCGNGALDLFEEMKMEGTIPDNITFINILCACSHMGLVDRGWEYFSLMTKDYGLTPRLDHYACMVDILSRAGMLKEAKDFIESITIDHGTCLWRIVLGACRSLRDFDVGAYAGERLMELGTGDSSAYILLSNIYASQRKWNDVERVRHLMRLRGVNKDPGCSWVELNSRVHVFVVGEQQHPEAENINAQLRRLAKHMKDEGYHSSSKLSFDEELGPLAESHEEDQLEWISAAYS; encoded by the coding sequence ATGGCAGCCGCGGCGCCCTCGTCGGCGCGGCGAATGTCGCACACGCAGTTCATcgagctcctccgccggcgCGCCTCCTGCCCTCGCCACGGCGAGGCCCTCCACGCCTGGGCGCTCAagtccggcgccgcctcccacgCGCCCGTCGCCAACTCCCTCATCAACTTCTACTCCTCGCTCCCCCggcccctcctcgccgccgccttcgcggtGTTCGACGATAtccctcccgccgcccgcgACGTCACCTCCTGGAACTCCCTCCTCAACCCGCTCTCCGGCCACCGCCCGCTCGACGCGCTCTCCCGCTTCCGCTCCatgctctcctcctccaccgtcctTCCGTCGCCCCATTCCTTCGCTgccgccttcaccgccgccgcccgtgcggcCTCCGCGCCCGCCGGCACCGCGGCCCACGCTCTCGCTTGCAAGATCCCCTCTGCCGTATCCAATGTGTACGTGTGCACCAGCCTGCTCAACATGTACTGTAAGCTGGGCATTGTTTCTGATGCTCGCAGagtgttcgacggaatgcctCAGCGCAACTCATTTTCCTGGTCCACCATGGTGGCAGGTTATGCTGCAGAGAAATGCTCCGAGGAGGCATTCGATCTCTTCCGACTAATGCTCGAAGAGTGCCCTTCTGAGAAAAGCGAGTTTGTTGCCACAGCAGTTCTCAGCGCAGTTAGTGTGCCATTGGGTTTGCTGATGGGGGAGCAGATGCATGGACTGATTGTGAAGGATgggttgctggattttgtatcTGTGGAAAACTCGCTTGTCACGATGTATGCGAAGGCTGGGTGTATGGGTGCTGCGTTTCATGTGTTTGAGTCATCGAGGGAGAGGAATTCGATCACTTGGTCGGCGATGATTACTGGGTATGCACAAAATGGTGAGGCAGACAGTGCAGTTAGTATGTTCTCACAGATGCATGCTGCTGGGTTCACACCAACAGAGTTCACTTTTGTTGGGGTTCTCAATGCAAGTAGTGATTTGGGAGCATTGGCAGTAGGGAAGCAAGCCCACGGTTTGATGGTGAAGCTTGGGTTTGAGGTTCAGATATATGTGAAGAGTGCACTGGTGGACATGTATGCAAAATGTGGTTGTATTGCTGACGCAAAAGAAGGGTTTGATCAGTTGTACGAGGTTGACATTGTCCTTTGGACAGCGATGGTTTCTGGGCATGTGCAGAATGGGGAGCACGAGGAAGCCCTGACATTGTATGCCAGGATGGACAAGGAAGGTATCATCCCCAGTAAATCGACTATAGCTAGTGGTCTGAGAGCATGTGCTGGCATTGCAGCACTGGAACCAGGGAAACAATTGCACACGCAAATCGTGAAATATGGGTTAGGTTTGGGGGCCCCTGTTGGAAGTGCCTTGTCTACGATGTATTCAAAGTGTGGGAACCTTGAAGATGGCATGTCTGTCTTCAGAAGGATTCCTGATAGGGATGTTATTGCATGGAACTCAATCATTTCTGGTTTTTCACAAAATGGGTGTGGCAATGGTGCACTGGATCTTTTTGAAGAAATGAAGATGGAGGGCACTATACCTGATAATATAACATTCATTAATATATTGTGTGCTTGCAGTCATATGGGTCTAGTTGACAGAGGATGGGAATATTTTAGTTTAATGACAAAAGATTATGGTTTAACTCCTAGGCTGGATCACTATGCTTGCATGGTTGATATTCTTAGCCGAGCAGGGATGCTTAAGGAAGCAAAGGATTTCATAGAGTCCATTACTATTGACCACGGAACATGTTTGTGGCGTATAGTACTAGGAGCATGTCGCTCTTTGCGAGATTTTGATGTCGGAGCATATGCTGGTGAACGGTTGATGGAGTTAGGTACCGGAGATTCCTCAGCATATATATTGCTGTCAAACATCTATGCTTCCCAGAGAAAATGGAATGATGTTGAAAGGGTGAGGCATTTGATGAGACTTCGAGGAGTTAACAAAGATCCTGGATGTAGCTGGGTTGAGCTTAACAGCCGAGTTCATGTGTTTGTAGTTGGCGAACAGCAGCATCCTGAAGCAGAAAATATAAATGCACAGCTGAGAAGGCTAGCTAAACACATGAAGGATGAAGGTTACCACTCATCATCTAAGTTATCGTTTGATGAAGAGCTGGGTCCATTGGCAGAATCTCATGAAGAAGATCAACTGGAATGGATATCTGCAGCTTATAGCTGA